The DNA region CGATTACTGGTTTACCGTAACCGGACACCGCGTGCACAAAACCGTCCACCATTTTTTGCTTCGCGCCACTGGCGGTGAGCTGACGATAGAAAACGATCCGGACCACGAGGCCATTGATGTTGCCTGGGTGGAAATGCCAGACCTAGCGAAACGCTTGTCGTTTCCCAACGAACGCAGAATTGCCGATTTAGCTGGCGCAAGTTTGCCAACGGACTTTTGAAACACAGGCTTCGAAGCATCTCCCTCGAAGGCTCGCATGAAATGATGGCGCCAAATGTCAGAACAGATTAGTGCACCGCAAACCGGGCCAATCAGCACCATAGAGGTGGAGCCGCCCAGAATAAATGCGGCTAAATCCAGTGCCGTGATGGCTGCCGGAACTTTACTCTCCCGAGTACTGGGCTTCGTTAAAGGCGCTCTCGTTGCCGCGGCTTTAGGTGCAACAACGAATGGTGTGTCAGATATTTTTGAAATATCGAATACGCTACCGAACCTGATTTACATCATGCTGGCGGGCGGCGTCTTCAACACCGTTCTGGTGCCACAAATTATTAAGGCCAGCAAGCAACCGGATCGTGGCGCTGATTTCTTGAGCCGCCTCTTGACCCTGGGTGGCGTAGCTCTGGCACTGCTGACTATTGCCGCAACGTTGCTTTCTTCACCGCTACTGCACCTCATCACTGAGGACTGGAATCAAAGTCAGTTGCGCCTGGGCACTCAATTAGCTTACCTGTTGATACCGCAGATTTTTTTCTACGGCATCTACGCCCTGCTAGGTCAGATCCTCAACGCTAATGACCGCTTTGGCGCCTATATGTGGGCTCCGGTGCTCAATAATGTCGTCGCCATTGCCGGCTTAGCCGTGTTTATAGCGGTGCGAGGAACGGCGGAACAGAATCCTCTTAGCGTGGAAAATTGGGGCTCCACCCAGACTTGGATCCTCGCCGGTAGCGCCACGCTAGGCATTCTCCTTCAGTCAGTTATTTTGATCGTGCCAGTCAAACGACTTGGCTTGGGCTTGCGCTTCAAATGGGGTTGGCGCGGCATGGGACTCGGCCACACTGGAAAAATTGCCGGCTGGGCACTGGGCACCATGATCATCGGTCAGCTATCTTTCATCCTGGTAACCAAAATTGCCAGTGCTGCAACCGGTGCGAAGGCTTACGCTGGAACCAAAGACATCGCCGGTCCATTCGTCTTTAGCCGCGGAATGGATATCTATCTTCTGCCGCACTCCGTGATTGTGCTCTCGATCGCTACGGTATTTTTCAATCAGTTAAGCCGGGCCGCCTCCAACGGAAATAAGGCTGCGGTTCGGGCAACGACGTCGAGACTACTGCGCACGGTCGGCGTTGCCACAATATTTTCCGCAGTCGTCTTATTGGTGCTGTCCGCTCCGATCGGCATGTTGCTTGGTGGCGGAAGTGCACGGGGTGGTCTGTCAATAGGCATCGCGGTCGCGGTACTCGCGCTCAGCTCACCATTTTTCAGCTTCAACTTCATGCTCAATAGGGTCTTCTATGCCATGGAGGACGCCAAAACGCCCTTTTATATCCAAGCTTTCATCGTGCTTTTGACCGTTATTACCGCACTGATAGTTAGCGCCGTCCCGGTATCTGTGTTGTCATATTCGCTCTTGGGCACCGTCGCAATCGTCAATTTCGTGGCACCGATAGTCTCCACTATGGTTCTTCGAGTCAAACTTGGCGACTTTGGCATTTGGCGCATCATTCGGGCGCATGTGCAGTATGCCGTTGCCGCAGCATTCTCCGGCATTATCGGTGGCTTATTTATGGTTGGTTTTGGCTTGTTAAGTTTTGCCGACGGTAGCTACGACGGGTTTATCTGGCAGGGCTACCTTTCCGCCATCGTGGTAATCGCCGTCGTCGGCTCTGTAATGGCTCTGTGTTACTTCTTGGCCCTTCGTTTAATGAACGTGAGTGAGCTCAACGACCTGATCGCGCCAATTATGCGGCGTTTTTCACGCCGAGCTTCCTGATTCAGTGGGCCTGGATCAGCTAGGATCGGAAGTTAGAGTTGCAACCGGAGCTGAATCGTTTGCCAACCATTCAGCTTGAGGAGGAGACGTTGTCGCAGTCCATGGAAGTCGGTACCGTGCTTGGTGGCCGGTACAGAATTGCCACGCACGTTTTGAACTCCGCTGAAGGAGACCAAGTCTTCGACGGCGTCGACCAGGTACTCAACCGCCCGGTCAGCATCGTGGTTGCCGGCCACGGAAACGGCGACAATCTTACGCAGGGTGCTCGCGAAGTGGCTACCGGTGATCGGCCGGCCAACTTTCAGATCCTTGATTTGGGACTCGGCGACGGAACCGCCTATTTGATCGCCAGCAAGAGCGGCGCAGCTGATTTGCTCGACCTGCTCATCCCAACTGAGCCATTCGTTGAGCCGTCCTTCACCGACACCCTCGGCGAGGAATTGTTCGGTGGTCCTCGCGCAGAAGAGCCTGTCGCCGCCGAGTACGTGTACGACGACGGAACACCCGTTCCCGCGAGCGTTATCCCGCCAGCGGCCGTTCCACCGCCGCCAGTTATTGCTCCGCGTTCAAGCGACCCGGTACCTTCCGCCAAAGAACCCGTTTTACCCACGGCAACCAAGGGCCAACCTGTCCAAGCCGCAGATTCAGGCAGTGTTGGTTCGCCCAAGGTTTCACTATGGTCCGACGAGGATTATGGCTTCATTAACGAGAAGCCGGCCGTATCAAATGACCAACGTAAGCCCAGCACGTTTCCTGCTTCTGCGGTCGCTGCAGCGCCCTTGTATCAAGAGCCGCCGCGGAACACTAGCGCCCAGCCCATCGCTGGTGGTGCGATTGCTGCCGGTGCTGGATCCAGCGCCGGCTCCGGACCCGGTAATCCGAACGCGGACTATGACGACGAAGTGAATGCGCCTCGCAGTGGGCGCTGGTTGATTCTTGGCATTTTGGCGATAGTAGTTGTGGTTGCCATCGTCTTTGCCGGCACACAACTGCTCACTTCCTGGTTTGGCGACAAGAATCCTGCGGCA from Renibacterium salmoninarum ATCC 33209 includes:
- a CDS encoding ABC transporter substrate-binding protein produces the protein MPTIQLEEETLSQSMEVGTVLGGRYRIATHVLNSAEGDQVFDGVDQVLNRPVSIVVAGHGNGDNLTQGAREVATGDRPANFQILDLGLGDGTAYLIASKSGAADLLDLLIPTEPFVEPSFTDTLGEELFGGPRAEEPVAAEYVYDDGTPVPASVIPPAAVPPPPVIAPRSSDPVPSAKEPVLPTATKGQPVQAADSGSVGSPKVSLWSDEDYGFINEKPAVSNDQRKPSTFPASAVAAAPLYQEPPRNTSAQPIAGGAIAAGAGSSAGSGPGNPNADYDDEVNAPRSGRWLILGILAIVVVVAIVFAGTQLLTSWFGDKNPAAQSSASNSQSSSEPNSSNSPQPSNQAGPPVVVGATREVPGASEADLAKNFPEGRLANLTDGNPATLWSSYEFTDETMAGTSAKSIALIVQLKDRSTVSSVAIAQSGTSGGSFEVLVNDKPSLDGAKSIGTGIFTGPEFNISAPPNTTASYVIVNFTKLPKVLSPQIYPYGLKIGEITIK
- the murJ gene encoding murein biosynthesis integral membrane protein MurJ translates to MSEQISAPQTGPISTIEVEPPRINAAKSSAVMAAGTLLSRVLGFVKGALVAAALGATTNGVSDIFEISNTLPNLIYIMLAGGVFNTVLVPQIIKASKQPDRGADFLSRLLTLGGVALALLTIAATLLSSPLLHLITEDWNQSQLRLGTQLAYLLIPQIFFYGIYALLGQILNANDRFGAYMWAPVLNNVVAIAGLAVFIAVRGTAEQNPLSVENWGSTQTWILAGSATLGILLQSVILIVPVKRLGLGLRFKWGWRGMGLGHTGKIAGWALGTMIIGQLSFILVTKIASAATGAKAYAGTKDIAGPFVFSRGMDIYLLPHSVIVLSIATVFFNQLSRAASNGNKAAVRATTSRLLRTVGVATIFSAVVLLVLSAPIGMLLGGGSARGGLSIGIAVAVLALSSPFFSFNFMLNRVFYAMEDAKTPFYIQAFIVLLTVITALIVSAVPVSVLSYSLLGTVAIVNFVAPIVSTMVLRVKLGDFGIWRIIRAHVQYAVAAAFSGIIGGLFMVGFGLLSFADGSYDGFIWQGYLSAIVVIAVVGSVMALCYFLALRLMNVSELNDLIAPIMRRFSRRAS